The Variovorax paradoxus B4 genome includes a region encoding these proteins:
- a CDS encoding AraC family transcriptional regulator encodes MRYALPHLFVLAPLPPEDAFLLSVEINSGGSRRIVRDGKSRQLGLQQEGAFHIADLSQRASAYVSSPFHSMFFHLPRATLDAFTEEMEMPRVERLRCAAGTLDPVIANLGRAMLPVLMHPQDASRLFVDHVALALKAHVVHVYGGGADSAPVRARGLAPWQERRAKAFLMQHLAGDVSLADAARECALSRSHFSKAFKQTTGQTPHAWLVTQRVEAARRLLEQPHLPIAEIAATCGFSDQSHLTRVFTAHTGTSPARWRRLNAG; translated from the coding sequence ATGCGCTATGCGCTGCCGCATCTCTTCGTGCTGGCGCCTCTCCCGCCCGAGGACGCGTTTCTTCTCAGTGTGGAGATCAACTCTGGCGGCAGCCGGCGCATCGTCCGGGATGGCAAATCCCGACAGCTGGGCCTGCAGCAGGAGGGCGCCTTCCACATCGCCGATCTGTCGCAGCGCGCCTCGGCGTACGTCAGCAGCCCGTTCCACTCGATGTTCTTCCACCTGCCGCGCGCCACGCTCGATGCGTTCACCGAAGAGATGGAAATGCCTCGCGTCGAAAGATTGCGCTGCGCCGCCGGCACGCTGGATCCGGTGATCGCCAATCTGGGCCGCGCCATGCTGCCCGTGCTGATGCACCCGCAGGATGCGAGCCGGCTGTTCGTGGACCACGTGGCGCTGGCCCTGAAGGCGCACGTGGTTCATGTCTATGGCGGTGGGGCCGACTCCGCCCCCGTGCGGGCCCGGGGCCTGGCGCCCTGGCAGGAACGCCGCGCCAAGGCGTTCCTGATGCAACACCTCGCAGGCGATGTATCGCTGGCGGACGCCGCTCGCGAGTGTGCGTTGTCGCGCAGTCACTTCAGCAAGGCGTTCAAGCAAACAACCGGGCAAACGCCGCATGCATGGCTTGTCACGCAGCGCGTGGAAGCGGCACGCCGCCTGCTGGAGCAGCCCCATCTTCCGATCGCCGAGATTGCCGCAACCTGCGGGTTTTCTGACCAAAGCCACCTGACACGGGTGTTCACCGCGCACACCGGTACGTCGCCGGCGCGCTGGCGGCGCTTGAACGCGGGCTGA
- a CDS encoding Bug family tripartite tricarboxylate transporter substrate binding protein, with the protein MNVLKMLARRWLALGVIAASGAVATGAAAQADYPSKAVRIIAPFPAGSGPDANAREIASELTKILGQTFYVENRPGASNIIGTEVAAKAPADGYSLYIGTTSSLSVVPHLYSKLPFNAEKDFAPVSLLGVLNTGLIATPGVEAKDARALIAALKAKPDSVTVATAGIGSYSHLSAAWFNSAAGVKTNLVPYNSTSPYTDLMSGQVQAMFDGLPAAAGSIRAGRLKLLAITGNKRHPSFPDVPTFAEAGLPDYAPIAWQGILAPAGTPKPTLDKLSAAMQKACQSEELAKKWREYGGELRCNTPAEFAAFINADRQMWGQVIRQANIKLD; encoded by the coding sequence ATGAACGTTCTGAAGATGCTGGCCCGCCGCTGGCTGGCCCTGGGTGTGATTGCCGCGTCAGGTGCGGTGGCGACCGGCGCGGCGGCGCAGGCCGACTACCCCAGCAAGGCGGTGCGCATCATTGCCCCGTTCCCCGCGGGCAGCGGACCCGACGCGAACGCGCGCGAGATTGCCTCGGAGCTCACGAAGATCCTGGGCCAGACCTTCTACGTGGAGAACCGGCCGGGGGCGTCGAACATCATCGGGACGGAGGTGGCCGCGAAGGCGCCGGCCGACGGGTATTCGCTCTACATCGGCACGACCAGCTCCCTATCGGTGGTGCCGCACCTGTATTCGAAGCTGCCCTTCAACGCCGAGAAGGACTTCGCGCCGGTCAGCCTGCTCGGCGTGCTGAACACGGGCCTCATCGCCACGCCGGGCGTGGAGGCGAAGGACGCGCGTGCGCTCATCGCCGCGCTCAAGGCCAAGCCTGATTCGGTGACGGTCGCCACCGCAGGCATCGGCAGCTATTCGCACCTGTCGGCCGCGTGGTTCAACAGCGCCGCGGGCGTGAAGACCAACCTCGTGCCTTACAACAGCACCAGCCCCTACACGGACCTGATGAGCGGCCAGGTGCAGGCGATGTTCGACGGCCTTCCCGCCGCCGCCGGAAGCATCCGCGCCGGTCGGCTGAAGCTGCTTGCCATTACCGGCAACAAGCGGCACCCGAGTTTTCCGGACGTGCCCACCTTTGCAGAGGCCGGGCTGCCCGACTACGCGCCGATCGCCTGGCAAGGCATCCTCGCGCCGGCCGGCACGCCGAAGCCCACCCTCGACAAGCTCAGCGCCGCCATGCAGAAGGCCTGCCAGTCCGAGGAGCTAGCGAAGAAGTGGCGCGAGTACGGTGGCGAACTGCGCTGCAACACACCGGCAGAGTTCGCCGCCTTCATCAACGCCGATCGGCAGATGTGGGGCCAAGTGATCAGGCAGGCCAACATCAAGCTGGACTGA
- a CDS encoding VOC family protein — MTEDNPSSLQFSHIGLYVSDLSRMARFYRQALRFTQTDAGDLGTVQLVFLSRDPREHHQLVLATGRPANPGFNVVNQISFRVPDIATLRQFHDRLLAEGAHDMHPVTHGNAVSVYCRDPEGNRLELFMDTPWYCEQPLREPIDLSQPDEVIVAQAEAIAKRFPKFMSRAQWQAEVARRMEADQRD, encoded by the coding sequence ATGACCGAAGACAACCCGTCGAGCCTGCAGTTCAGCCACATCGGCCTGTACGTGAGCGACCTGTCCCGCATGGCGCGCTTCTACAGGCAGGCGCTGCGCTTCACGCAAACCGACGCGGGCGACCTGGGCACGGTGCAGCTGGTGTTCCTGAGCCGCGACCCGCGCGAACACCACCAGCTGGTGCTGGCCACCGGCCGGCCAGCGAACCCGGGCTTCAATGTGGTCAACCAGATCTCCTTCCGCGTGCCCGACATCGCCACGCTGCGCCAGTTTCACGACCGGCTGCTGGCCGAGGGCGCGCACGACATGCATCCGGTGACGCACGGCAACGCGGTGTCGGTGTACTGCCGCGACCCCGAGGGCAACCGGCTCGAGCTCTTCATGGACACACCCTGGTACTGCGAACAGCCGCTGCGCGAGCCGATCGACCTGTCACAACCCGACGAGGTCATCGTTGCGCAGGCGGAAGCCATCGCCAAGCGCTTTCCGAAGTTCATGAGCCGCGCGCAGTGGCAAGCCGAAGTGGCGCGCCGCATGGAGGCAGACCAGCGTGACTGA
- a CDS encoding bifunctional 3-(3-hydroxy-phenyl)propionate/3-hydroxycinnamic acid hydroxylase → MTETVESVRCHDVAIVGLGPTGATLANLLGAAGLSVVVLEKEGGVFPLPRAIHFDGEVLRILQGAGLREQALAIARPGEQGMHFVNGAGETMLIRGGSAALGPHGCANNYYFHQPELEAVLREGLARFRNVEVRLRSELTGIVQDASGATLDVRDAGSGHASTVRARYVVGCDGARSPVRQHMGSAMVDLGLRQPWLVFDVVLRQPVDLPAHTVQHCDPARPMTYCNVVGDRRRWEIMVLPGDDREALVQPESLWRLVAPWVRPEQAWLERAAIYTFHSVIAQGWRQGRLLLAGDACHQTPPFLGQGMCAGIRDAANLAWKLEAVLARHAPASLLDTYESERAPHVRALIELAVRLGNIIQTTDPALAAERDAKFRAGRPEIFELPPQVLGAGAFDAQPGSPAGRPFPQPRLQDGRLLDELLGRRSAVIGRADALAAAAPATVERWRHADAVVIDQLEAPLRDWLDAQEAQAVILRPDRYIVGVARTGHDLDRISQHLPVAP, encoded by the coding sequence GTGACTGAAACGGTTGAATCGGTGCGTTGCCACGACGTCGCCATCGTCGGACTCGGCCCAACCGGCGCCACGCTCGCCAACCTGCTGGGCGCGGCGGGTCTCTCGGTGGTGGTGCTCGAGAAGGAAGGCGGCGTGTTCCCGCTGCCGCGGGCCATCCATTTCGACGGCGAGGTGCTGCGCATTCTGCAGGGCGCAGGGCTGCGCGAACAGGCGCTGGCCATCGCCCGGCCCGGCGAGCAGGGCATGCACTTCGTCAACGGCGCGGGCGAGACCATGCTCATCCGCGGCGGCAGTGCCGCGCTCGGCCCGCACGGCTGCGCGAACAACTACTACTTTCACCAGCCCGAACTCGAGGCCGTGCTGCGCGAAGGCCTGGCGCGCTTCCGCAACGTGGAGGTGCGGTTGCGCAGCGAATTGACCGGCATCGTGCAGGACGCGAGCGGTGCGACGCTCGATGTTCGCGATGCTGGCAGCGGCCACGCATCGACCGTTCGCGCGCGCTACGTCGTCGGCTGCGACGGGGCGCGCTCGCCGGTGCGCCAGCACATGGGCAGCGCGATGGTCGACCTCGGGCTGCGCCAGCCGTGGCTGGTGTTCGACGTTGTGCTGCGGCAACCGGTCGACCTGCCCGCGCACACCGTGCAGCACTGCGACCCGGCGCGGCCCATGACCTACTGCAACGTGGTCGGCGACCGGCGGCGCTGGGAAATCATGGTGCTGCCCGGCGACGACCGTGAGGCGTTGGTGCAGCCCGAGTCGCTCTGGCGCCTGGTCGCGCCCTGGGTGCGGCCCGAGCAGGCGTGGCTGGAGCGCGCGGCCATCTACACCTTCCACTCCGTGATCGCGCAAGGCTGGCGCCAGGGCCGACTGCTGCTGGCTGGCGACGCCTGCCACCAGACGCCGCCCTTCCTGGGCCAGGGCATGTGCGCGGGCATCCGCGACGCGGCCAACCTCGCGTGGAAGCTGGAGGCGGTACTGGCGCGGCACGCCCCCGCCTCGCTGCTCGACACCTACGAGTCGGAGCGCGCGCCGCACGTGCGTGCGCTCATCGAGCTGGCCGTGCGGCTGGGCAACATCATCCAGACCACCGACCCCGCGCTCGCGGCCGAGCGCGACGCGAAATTCCGCGCGGGCCGGCCGGAAATCTTCGAGCTACCGCCGCAGGTGCTGGGCGCTGGCGCGTTCGACGCGCAGCCCGGGTCGCCAGCGGGCCGCCCGTTTCCCCAGCCGCGCCTGCAGGACGGCCGTCTGCTCGACGAGTTGCTCGGTCGCCGCAGCGCGGTCATCGGCCGAGCCGATGCGCTCGCCGCCGCCGCGCCCGCGACCGTCGAACGCTGGCGCCACGCCGACGCGGTCGTCATCGACCAGCTCGAGGCGCCACTGCGGGACTGGCTCGATGCCCAGGAAGCGCAAGCGGTCATACTGCGGCCCGACCGATATATCGTCGGCGTCGCGCGCACGGGGCACGATCTGGATCGCATCTCGCAACACCTCCCCGTCGCGCCATGA
- a CDS encoding IclR family transcriptional regulator produces the protein MPEKSMSSLGRMLGVLDLFDDTHLTRTADDISAALDVSLPTGYRYVRLLLEAGLLQRVEDSHYALGPRIILLDHYIRKADPVLREGIPVMRELVAATGFDCVASGLFGMQVLDTHREMGGAPPALAYGRGRPRPLFQGGAPKVLLATFAPAQLRKVFDARHDELVHSGLPAEWSEFRRYYAAIRKAGHYVSIGELEPQLAAVAAPILKADGGAWGAISLVFDTSRLSIVDLDKMVHLITEGASRIGGRLA, from the coding sequence GTGCCGGAAAAATCCATGTCCAGCCTGGGGCGCATGCTGGGTGTTCTCGACCTGTTCGACGACACGCACCTGACACGCACGGCGGACGACATCTCGGCTGCGCTCGACGTGTCCCTGCCCACGGGCTACCGCTATGTGCGGCTGCTGCTGGAAGCCGGCCTGCTGCAGCGCGTGGAAGATTCGCACTACGCGCTGGGCCCGCGCATCATCCTGCTCGACCATTACATCCGCAAGGCGGACCCGGTGCTGCGCGAAGGCATACCGGTGATGCGGGAACTGGTGGCAGCCACCGGCTTCGACTGCGTCGCCTCGGGCCTGTTCGGCATGCAGGTGCTGGACACGCACCGCGAGATGGGCGGTGCACCGCCCGCGCTGGCCTACGGACGCGGCCGGCCGCGCCCACTGTTCCAGGGCGGCGCGCCCAAGGTACTCTTGGCCACGTTCGCGCCAGCGCAGCTGCGCAAGGTCTTCGATGCCCGCCACGACGAGCTCGTGCACAGCGGGCTGCCCGCCGAGTGGAGCGAGTTCCGCCGCTATTACGCGGCGATCCGCAAGGCGGGCCACTATGTGTCGATCGGCGAGCTCGAGCCGCAGCTCGCCGCCGTCGCCGCGCCGATCCTGAAGGCCGATGGGGGCGCATGGGGCGCCATCTCGCTGGTCTTCGATACCTCGCGCCTGTCGATCGTCGATCTCGACAAGATGGTTCACCTGATCACCGAGGGCGCGTCGCGCATTGGAGGTCGCCTGGCGTAA
- a CDS encoding fumarylacetoacetate hydrolase family protein, which yields MKLISYQHNGIDSYGAVTGDRADRVTDLRSIFGSRATDLKALIAAGLLDEAAASIANADATLPLSEVQLLPVIPNPGKIVCVGLNYGEHVRETGREITEKPTLFLRVAESQVAHGDDIVLPPESSKLDYEGEIAIVIGRGGRRIGEADAWNHIAGYACYNDGSIRDWQTATPQWTAGKNFWRTGGFGPWMITRDDIKDNQVMTLITRLNGQEMQRTTTDKLIHSIPRQIAHISAFMPLAAGDVIVTGTPGGVGAKRTPPVWMKPGDIVEVEVDAIGVLRNGVCAE from the coding sequence ATGAAACTCATCAGCTACCAGCACAACGGCATCGACAGCTACGGCGCGGTGACAGGCGACCGCGCAGACCGCGTTACCGACCTGCGCAGCATCTTCGGCAGCCGCGCGACGGACTTGAAGGCGTTGATTGCCGCCGGCCTGCTGGACGAAGCCGCCGCGTCGATTGCGAACGCCGATGCAACACTGCCGCTGAGCGAAGTTCAACTGCTGCCCGTGATCCCCAACCCCGGCAAGATCGTTTGCGTGGGACTCAACTACGGCGAACATGTGCGCGAGACCGGTCGTGAAATCACCGAGAAGCCCACCCTCTTCCTGCGCGTGGCCGAGTCGCAGGTGGCGCATGGCGACGATATCGTGCTGCCGCCCGAATCGAGCAAGCTCGACTACGAAGGTGAGATCGCCATCGTCATCGGCCGGGGCGGACGACGCATTGGCGAAGCCGACGCGTGGAACCACATCGCCGGCTACGCCTGCTACAACGACGGCAGCATCCGCGACTGGCAGACCGCCACCCCGCAATGGACCGCCGGCAAGAATTTCTGGCGCACCGGTGGTTTCGGCCCGTGGATGATCACGCGCGACGACATCAAGGACAACCAGGTCATGACGCTCATCACGCGCCTGAACGGCCAGGAGATGCAACGCACCACCACCGACAAGCTGATCCACAGCATTCCCCGGCAGATTGCGCACATCTCGGCCTTCATGCCGCTAGCCGCGGGCGACGTGATCGTCACCGGCACGCCCGGCGGTGTGGGCGCCAAGCGCACGCCACCCGTTTGGATGAAGCCCGGCGACATTGTCGAAGTAGAGGTCGACGCGATCGGTGTGTTGCGAAATGGAGTCTGTGCAGAGTGA
- a CDS encoding DNA polymerase II, with protein MTSTELKGFILTRHWRDAPAGTEIEYWLATDAGPRKVVLTSRSSVAFVATRHRAAVEAHLAAMPGVQLRELELKTFHQEAVLGVYAKHFRQLGRLARSLQAQGIPLFEADVRPHDRYLMERFITAGVRVEGGRAERATIVDCKLKPAPEFRPVLKVVSLDIETSQNEALYSIALDGTQERVVFMLGELPSDTPSESDEPTAFSLIYCPSRKAMLEKLNDWFERNDPDVVIGWNVIQFDLRVLQKTANDCGVPLLLGRERRPIEWRTHPGKQGYLFAPTPGRVVIDGIDALKAAVWSFPSFSLETVSQALLGEGKTIGDEYDRMAEIERRYQEDKPALALYNIRDCELVLRIFDKAKLLQFVMERAQTTGLQVDHFGGSIAAFSHHYMPRMHRLGYVAPNVGEIPSKAYPGGYVMDSKPGFYDSVVVLDYKSLYPSIIRTFLVDPVGLVEGSNASDPAMRVKGPKGTVFSRDKHCLPEIVTTLWRARDEAKRAKNEPLSQALKLLMNSFAGVLGAAECRFFNPELVSAVTLRGHEMMKLTREFVERRGYEAIYGDTDSIFVWLKRTHTNEEAHAVAAGLAADINDWWTRTLREEQGLESFLEIEVDTHYKKFFMPTIRGSEVGSKKRYAGLSADATGKEEMVYRGLEMARSDWTPLARQFQQGLLSRIFQGEPYKEFVTDYAKSTLAGAKDDLLIYRKRLRHRLDAYLVNVPPQVRAARIADEHNGRVGRPKQYQKGGWIQYVMTQNGPEPLETRHSRIDYDHYLTRQLQPIADAILQPIGESFMALTTSQRGLF; from the coding sequence GTGACATCCACCGAACTCAAGGGCTTCATCCTCACGCGCCACTGGCGGGATGCACCCGCCGGCACGGAGATCGAGTACTGGCTGGCAACCGATGCGGGGCCGCGGAAAGTGGTCCTGACCTCCCGCAGCAGCGTGGCGTTCGTCGCGACCCGGCACAGGGCGGCGGTGGAAGCCCACCTCGCGGCCATGCCGGGCGTGCAGCTGCGTGAGCTCGAACTCAAGACCTTCCACCAGGAAGCGGTCCTCGGTGTCTATGCGAAGCACTTCCGCCAGCTCGGTCGGTTGGCACGCTCCCTCCAGGCACAGGGCATTCCCCTGTTCGAAGCCGACGTGCGCCCGCACGACCGCTACCTGATGGAACGCTTCATCACCGCCGGCGTGCGGGTGGAAGGAGGGCGGGCGGAGCGCGCCACCATCGTCGACTGCAAACTCAAGCCCGCGCCCGAATTCCGCCCCGTGCTGAAGGTCGTGTCGCTGGACATCGAGACGAGCCAGAACGAAGCGCTCTATTCCATTGCGCTGGACGGCACGCAAGAGCGTGTCGTCTTCATGCTGGGCGAGCTGCCATCGGACACGCCATCTGAATCGGATGAGCCCACGGCCTTCTCGCTCATCTATTGCCCGTCACGCAAGGCCATGCTCGAGAAGCTCAACGATTGGTTCGAGCGGAACGACCCCGACGTCGTCATCGGCTGGAACGTCATCCAGTTCGACCTGCGCGTGCTTCAGAAGACCGCCAACGACTGCGGCGTGCCGCTTCTCCTGGGACGGGAGCGCCGCCCCATCGAATGGCGAACCCATCCGGGCAAGCAGGGATACCTGTTCGCGCCCACACCGGGCCGGGTCGTCATCGACGGCATCGACGCACTCAAGGCCGCGGTGTGGAGCTTTCCGTCCTTCAGCCTCGAGACCGTCTCGCAGGCGCTGCTCGGTGAAGGCAAGACCATTGGCGACGAATACGACAGGATGGCGGAGATCGAGCGGCGGTACCAGGAAGACAAGCCCGCGCTCGCGCTCTACAACATCCGGGACTGCGAGCTGGTCCTGCGCATCTTCGACAAGGCGAAGCTGCTGCAGTTCGTGATGGAGCGAGCCCAGACCACGGGCCTGCAGGTCGACCACTTCGGTGGCTCCATTGCCGCGTTCAGCCACCACTACATGCCGCGGATGCATCGCCTGGGCTACGTGGCGCCGAACGTGGGCGAGATTCCGAGCAAGGCCTATCCCGGCGGATACGTGATGGACTCGAAACCGGGGTTCTATGACTCCGTCGTGGTCCTGGACTACAAGAGCCTCTACCCCTCGATCATCCGGACCTTCCTTGTCGATCCGGTGGGCCTCGTCGAGGGCTCGAACGCCAGCGACCCGGCCATGCGCGTCAAGGGACCCAAGGGGACCGTCTTTTCGCGCGACAAGCACTGCCTGCCGGAGATCGTGACCACGCTCTGGCGTGCCCGGGACGAGGCCAAGCGGGCGAAGAACGAGCCGCTGTCCCAAGCCCTGAAGCTGCTCATGAACTCCTTCGCCGGCGTGCTGGGTGCGGCCGAGTGCCGGTTCTTCAATCCCGAGCTGGTGTCCGCTGTCACCCTGCGCGGCCACGAGATGATGAAGCTCACGCGAGAATTCGTGGAAAGGCGGGGTTACGAGGCGATCTATGGCGATACCGACTCCATCTTCGTCTGGCTCAAGCGCACCCACACCAACGAGGAGGCGCACGCCGTCGCGGCGGGCCTGGCGGCCGACATCAACGACTGGTGGACGCGCACGCTGCGCGAGGAGCAGGGCCTGGAGAGCTTTCTCGAGATCGAGGTCGACACCCACTACAAGAAGTTCTTCATGCCCACCATTCGCGGCTCGGAGGTCGGCAGCAAGAAGCGCTACGCCGGCCTCAGTGCCGATGCCACGGGCAAGGAGGAGATGGTGTACCGCGGACTGGAGATGGCACGCAGCGACTGGACCCCGTTGGCGCGCCAGTTCCAGCAGGGCCTGCTTTCACGCATCTTTCAGGGCGAGCCCTACAAGGAGTTCGTGACCGACTATGCGAAGTCGACGCTGGCCGGCGCCAAGGACGACCTGCTCATCTACCGCAAGCGCCTGCGCCACCGGCTCGATGCCTATCTGGTCAACGTGCCGCCGCAGGTCCGGGCGGCTCGCATTGCCGACGAACACAATGGTCGGGTCGGTCGGCCCAAGCAGTATCAGAAAGGTGGCTGGATTCAGTACGTCATGACGCAGAACGGGCCGGAGCCGCTGGAGACCCGCCATTCGCGCATCGACTACGACCACTACCTTACCAGGCAGCTCCAGCCGATTGCCGATGCCATTCTTCAGCCCATTGGAGAAAGCTTCATGGCCTTGACGACTTCGCAACGCGGTCTCTTTTAG